In Paenibacillus antri, a single window of DNA contains:
- a CDS encoding DUF2087 domain-containing protein, protein MDLERQFWNASPEELKRGYGTYPEQGGHRCLVCGEFAEFGRVFPIGEHWYDAEAYMKRHIAAAHKSMFEYLLSLDKKWTGLTDVQREVLQLFYEGRSDADTAKTLGSKPATVRYHRFHLREKEKQAKVFLALMALLDERPKANADAGDSEQEEFVPIHRTATTIDERYAMTAEENAKVLKTYFPYGLEGPLKEFPSKEKRKIAVLRHLMTRFERNRVYSEKEVNAVLKDAFSDYVTLRRYMIEYGFMDRKDDGSEYWAKGEAMHG, encoded by the coding sequence GTGGATTTGGAACGGCAGTTTTGGAACGCAAGCCCCGAAGAGCTGAAGCGCGGGTACGGCACGTATCCGGAACAAGGCGGTCACCGCTGCCTCGTCTGCGGCGAGTTCGCCGAATTCGGGCGGGTGTTCCCGATCGGCGAACACTGGTACGACGCGGAAGCGTACATGAAGCGGCACATCGCGGCGGCGCATAAGTCGATGTTCGAGTATTTACTGTCGCTCGACAAGAAGTGGACCGGACTGACGGACGTGCAGCGGGAAGTGCTTCAGCTGTTCTACGAAGGGCGCAGCGACGCGGACACGGCCAAGACGCTGGGAAGCAAGCCGGCGACGGTGCGGTATCACCGGTTTCATCTTCGGGAGAAAGAGAAGCAGGCCAAGGTGTTCCTCGCGTTGATGGCGCTGCTCGACGAGCGGCCGAAGGCGAATGCGGACGCGGGCGACAGCGAGCAAGAGGAGTTCGTCCCGATTCACCGGACCGCGACGACGATCGACGAACGGTACGCCATGACCGCGGAAGAGAACGCCAAGGTGTTGAAGACGTACTTCCCGTACGGCCTCGAAGGACCGCTCAAGGAGTTCCCGTCCAAGGAGAAGCGGAAGATCGCCGTGCTGCGCCACCTGATGACGCGATTCGAACGCAATCGGGTGTACTCGGAGAAGGAAGTGAACGCGGTGCTGAAAGACGCGTTCTCGGATTATGTGACGCTGCGCCGATACATGATCGAGTACGGCTTCATGGATCGCAAGGACGACGGCAGCGAATACTGGGCGAAGGGAGAAGCGATGCATGGATAA
- a CDS encoding GIY-YIG nuclease family protein, producing MDKERKKALAAEYVLSERPAGVFRLVHVESGKSFVGTAPDVNAMKNRLLFQLKMGSNWIKPLQNDWNEYGEDAFRYEVLELFTPPEDGMYNLKKELERMEFEWLERLQPYGDKGYNKPPHDS from the coding sequence ATGGATAAGGAAAGGAAGAAGGCGTTGGCCGCGGAATACGTGCTCTCGGAACGGCCTGCCGGCGTGTTTCGGCTCGTGCACGTCGAGAGCGGCAAATCTTTCGTCGGAACGGCGCCGGACGTGAACGCGATGAAAAATCGGCTCCTGTTCCAGCTGAAGATGGGATCCAATTGGATCAAGCCGTTGCAGAACGATTGGAACGAGTACGGCGAGGACGCGTTCCGCTATGAAGTGTTGGAGCTGTTTACACCGCCGGAGGACGGCATGTACAATTTGAAGAAAGAGCTGGAACGGATGGAGTTCGAATGGCTCGAACGGTTGCAGCCGTACGGAGATAAAGGGTACAACAAACCGCCGCACGATTCCTAA
- the gcvPB gene encoding aminomethyl-transferring glycine dehydrogenase subunit GcvPB: MTDMPLIFERSAPGRVAYSLPACDVPETPLDEWIPASLLRPEPPALPEVYEVDVIRHYTALSRRNFGVDNGFYPLGSCTMKYNPKLNEDVARYPGFARIHPYQPESSMQGALELLYALQRDLAAVTGMDRVTLQPAAGAHGEFTGLMLIRAYHESRGETRTKVIVPDSSHGTNPASATAAGYETVTIPSNDRGLVDLDALRAAVGDDTAALMLTNPNTLGLFEEHIEEIASIVHDAGGLLYYDGANSNAILGIARPGDMGFDVVHLNLHKTMSTPHGGGGPGAGPVGVKAHLAPFLPIPTVERREDGTYGFDYDRPASIGRVKGYYGNFGILVRAYAYIRTYGPDGLRRVSELAVLNANYLFRRLASAFDVPFDRICKHEFVLSAKSLKTSTGVRTLDVAKRLLDFGYHPPTIYFPINIEECLMIEPTETESKETLDAFADTLLRIVEEAKSDPELVKNAPYTTDVRRLDEATAARRPVLNCACGVP; encoded by the coding sequence CGGAGGTATACGAGGTCGACGTCATCCGTCATTATACGGCGTTGTCGCGGCGGAACTTCGGCGTCGACAACGGCTTCTATCCCTTAGGCTCCTGCACGATGAAATACAATCCGAAGCTGAACGAAGACGTCGCGCGGTACCCCGGCTTCGCCCGCATCCATCCGTACCAGCCGGAATCGTCGATGCAAGGCGCGCTCGAGCTTCTATACGCGCTGCAGCGAGACCTCGCGGCGGTGACCGGCATGGACCGGGTGACGCTGCAGCCGGCGGCCGGCGCGCACGGGGAGTTCACCGGCCTCATGCTTATCCGGGCGTACCACGAAAGCCGCGGCGAGACGCGCACGAAGGTGATCGTGCCGGACTCGTCCCACGGCACGAACCCGGCCAGCGCGACGGCGGCCGGCTACGAGACGGTGACGATCCCGTCGAACGACCGGGGCCTCGTCGATCTCGACGCGCTGCGAGCGGCGGTCGGCGACGACACGGCGGCGCTCATGCTGACGAACCCGAATACGCTCGGCCTGTTCGAAGAGCATATCGAAGAGATCGCATCGATCGTGCACGACGCCGGGGGGTTGTTGTATTACGACGGCGCGAATTCGAACGCCATCCTCGGCATCGCGCGTCCCGGCGACATGGGGTTCGACGTCGTGCACTTGAATCTGCACAAAACGATGAGCACGCCGCACGGGGGCGGCGGTCCCGGCGCGGGCCCGGTCGGGGTGAAGGCGCATCTCGCGCCGTTCCTCCCGATCCCGACGGTCGAGCGTCGCGAGGACGGAACGTATGGTTTCGATTACGACCGCCCGGCCTCGATCGGCCGCGTGAAGGGGTATTACGGCAACTTCGGCATCCTGGTCCGCGCGTACGCTTATATTCGCACGTACGGTCCGGACGGCCTGCGCCGCGTCTCCGAGCTCGCCGTGTTGAACGCGAACTACTTGTTCCGCCGTCTGGCGTCCGCGTTCGACGTGCCGTTCGACCGAATCTGCAAGCACGAATTCGTGTTATCGGCGAAGTCGCTGAAGACGTCGACCGGCGTGCGGACGTTGGACGTCGCGAAGCGACTGCTCGACTTCGGATACCATCCGCCGACGATCTACTTCCCGATCAATATCGAGGAGTGCCTCATGATCGAGCCGACGGAAACCGAAAGCAAAGAGACGCTCGACGCGTTCGCCGATACGCTGCTTCGGATCGTCGAGGAAGCGAAGTCGGACCCGGAGCTCGTCAAGAACGCGCCGTATACGACGGACGTCAGGCGGTTGGACGAAGCGACCGCGGCGCGGCGGCCGGTCCTCAACTGCGCCTGCGGCGTCCCGTAA
- a CDS encoding ABC transporter substrate-binding protein has protein sequence MSHRSCSRRIGTALALILTLGAALAACSFGGAADEPEEEESATIKVMYWDERAFYQQFGNLFMMQHPNIELEVVSTQGMYSPDTNPIDALRKLIEEEQPDVLLINEYFFDPLFQDGLLYELETLVAQDEGWVEGMLPTALDKLRTLGNGKLYGLAPSFSSKAIFYNKSMFEAYGIAPPTDGMTWDELIAKAELFPTDGEADERVYGLDAFGGAGVGGFLQLGREQGLQFLDVNAKKVTLDTDAWRRVAETALRLSSSKAMYAPDPFNPQMGQTYEDHLRMDLFLTGRLAMKLSYSYYLQELAEGMNRLEEAAELDWDVVTEPIKADAPNETSSFQFNDIFAIHARSTNVDAAWAFVKFIHSDEFTKATSRFPVVSGLPIRTEYIRNEEGKRLEAFYALSPSSERQSIPGIERIPSGFDAAFYPMMEKHWTALTKEETTIDEALAFMETEGQAALDAAFANEGEGTE, from the coding sequence TTGTCTCATCGAAGTTGCAGTCGGAGAATCGGGACGGCGCTCGCGCTCATCCTGACGTTAGGGGCGGCGCTGGCCGCATGTTCGTTCGGGGGCGCGGCGGACGAGCCGGAAGAAGAAGAGAGCGCGACGATTAAAGTGATGTATTGGGACGAGCGGGCGTTCTATCAACAGTTCGGGAACTTGTTCATGATGCAGCACCCGAATATCGAGCTCGAGGTCGTCTCGACGCAAGGCATGTACAGTCCCGATACGAACCCGATCGACGCGCTGCGAAAGCTGATCGAAGAGGAGCAGCCGGATGTCCTGCTCATTAACGAATATTTCTTCGATCCGCTGTTCCAAGACGGTCTGTTGTACGAGCTCGAGACGTTGGTCGCTCAAGACGAAGGCTGGGTCGAGGGGATGCTGCCGACGGCGTTGGACAAGCTTCGGACTCTTGGGAACGGGAAGCTGTACGGTCTCGCGCCGAGCTTCTCCAGCAAAGCGATCTTCTATAACAAGTCGATGTTCGAAGCCTACGGCATCGCTCCGCCGACCGACGGCATGACGTGGGACGAGTTGATCGCGAAAGCCGAGCTGTTCCCGACCGACGGCGAAGCGGACGAGAGGGTGTACGGCTTAGACGCGTTCGGCGGCGCCGGCGTCGGCGGTTTTCTGCAGCTGGGCAGGGAGCAGGGACTGCAGTTTCTCGACGTGAACGCGAAGAAGGTCACGCTCGACACCGATGCATGGCGACGCGTCGCGGAGACGGCCCTGCGATTATCCTCCTCGAAAGCGATGTACGCGCCGGACCCGTTCAACCCGCAAATGGGCCAAACGTACGAGGATCACCTGCGCATGGATTTGTTTTTGACCGGACGGCTCGCGATGAAGCTTAGTTATTCGTATTATTTGCAAGAGTTGGCCGAAGGCATGAATCGGCTGGAGGAGGCCGCCGAGCTCGATTGGGACGTCGTGACGGAACCGATCAAGGCGGATGCGCCGAACGAGACGTCGTCGTTCCAATTCAACGACATCTTCGCGATTCATGCCCGCTCGACGAACGTGGACGCGGCATGGGCGTTCGTCAAGTTCATCCATTCCGACGAGTTTACGAAAGCGACGTCCCGGTTTCCGGTCGTGAGCGGACTGCCGATCCGGACGGAATATATCCGGAACGAAGAGGGCAAACGCCTCGAAGCGTTTTATGCGCTGTCGCCGAGCTCGGAGCGGCAGTCGATTCCGGGGATCGAACGGATTCCTTCCGGGTTCGACGCGGCGTTCTACCCGATGATGGAGAAGCATTGGACGGCGTTGACGAAGGAAGAAACGACGATCGACGAGGCGCTCGCTTTCATGGAGACGGAAGGGCAAGCGGCGTTGGATGCCGCGTTCGCCAACGAAGGAGAAGGAACGGAATGA